A single window of Vibrio sp. SCSIO 43137 DNA harbors:
- the leuD gene encoding 3-isopropylmalate dehydratase small subunit → MSGFKNHTGLVVPLDLANIDTDAIIPKQFLQKVTRLGFGQHLFHDWRFLDDEGQKPNPEFVMNEARYQGASILLARENFGCGSSREHAPWALADYGIKVMIAPSFADIFYGNSINNQMVPVRLTEQEVDEIFTFVEANEGAQVTVDLESMTVTANNKTYSFEIDEFRRHCLLNGLDNIGLTLQHEDKIAAYEDNIPSFMK, encoded by the coding sequence ATGTCAGGATTTAAAAATCATACCGGTCTGGTGGTTCCTCTGGATCTGGCCAATATAGATACCGATGCCATTATTCCTAAGCAGTTTCTGCAAAAGGTTACCCGTCTTGGCTTTGGTCAGCACCTTTTCCATGACTGGCGTTTTCTGGATGATGAAGGGCAGAAACCAAATCCGGAATTCGTCATGAATGAAGCACGTTATCAGGGCGCTTCCATTCTGCTTGCCAGAGAAAATTTTGGTTGCGGATCATCCCGTGAACACGCTCCGTGGGCACTGGCTGATTACGGCATTAAAGTGATGATAGCCCCTAGCTTTGCTGATATTTTCTATGGTAACTCCATCAATAACCAGATGGTGCCTGTTCGCTTAACTGAGCAGGAAGTGGATGAAATTTTTACTTTTGTTGAAGCGAATGAAGGTGCACAGGTGACCGTTGATCTTGAGAGTATGACGGTAACGGCGAACAACAAAACCTACTCATTTGAGATTGATGAGTTTCGCCGCCACTGCCTGCTGAATGGTCTGGATAACATAGGTCTGACTCTTCAGCATGAAGATAAAATTGCCGCTTACGAAGATAACATTCCTAGCTTTATGAAGTAA
- a CDS encoding DUF547 domain-containing protein, with amino-acid sequence MTRLFVLLLSLISGLAYSAPESDLWPFWNKSNEQNSQTVSHQKWQSFLDTYLVQQNENTLVNYKSVTTQDKQSLESYISDLAALNPKSLNKAEQYAYWVNLYNALTVDLILDNYPVSSITKLGGFFSFGPWGQEIIDIEGKTLTLNDIEHRILRPIWNDPRTHYAVNCASLGCPNLQSSAFTAKNYNQLLDKAASEFINAQKGVSVNGGKTQLSSIYDWFAVDFGGETEVINHLKKYRDDLPASLGKVSFDYDWSLNETK; translated from the coding sequence ATGACTCGTCTATTTGTACTCCTTCTGTCACTGATTTCAGGATTGGCCTATTCAGCACCGGAATCTGACCTCTGGCCATTCTGGAACAAGAGTAATGAGCAAAACAGCCAGACCGTATCTCATCAGAAATGGCAAAGCTTTCTCGACACTTATCTGGTTCAGCAGAATGAAAATACTCTGGTGAACTATAAGTCAGTAACCACTCAAGATAAGCAGAGCCTGGAAAGCTATATCTCTGATCTGGCAGCATTAAATCCAAAATCACTTAACAAGGCTGAGCAATATGCTTACTGGGTTAATCTGTATAACGCATTAACTGTCGATCTTATTCTGGATAACTACCCTGTTTCTTCCATCACTAAGCTAGGTGGATTTTTCAGCTTTGGCCCATGGGGACAGGAAATTATCGATATTGAAGGCAAAACTCTTACCCTGAACGATATTGAACACAGAATTTTACGCCCGATCTGGAATGACCCGAGAACACACTATGCCGTTAACTGTGCCAGTTTAGGTTGCCCGAACCTTCAGTCATCGGCCTTTACTGCTAAAAACTATAATCAACTGCTGGATAAGGCCGCTTCTGAGTTTATCAATGCGCAAAAAGGCGTATCGGTAAATGGTGGTAAAACTCAGTTGTCGTCCATATATGACTGGTTTGCAGTAGACTTTGGTGGTGAAACAGAGGTAATCAACCACCTTAAAAAGTACCGTGATGATCTGCCTGCTTCCCTTGGCAAAGTATCTTTTGATTACGACTGGTCACTGAATGAAACTAAGTAG
- the leuB gene encoding 3-isopropylmalate dehydrogenase — protein MAGKTYNIAVLPGDGIGPEVMQQANKVLDAIEKKHAIQFSRSEFDVGGIAIDNHGCPLPETTVTGCEEADAVLFGSVGGPKWEHLPPNDQPERGALLPLRKHFQLFCNLRPAQIHQGLNDFSPLRADISERGFDIVVVRELTGGIYFGQPKGREGEGAEEKAYDTEIYHRYEIERIAKIAFESARLRDKKVCSVDKANVLQSSILWREVVEEIAKDYPDVELSHIYIDNATMQLIKDPAQFDVMLCSNIFGDIISDECAMITGSMGMLPSASLNESKFGLYEPAGGSAPDIAGKNIANPVAQILSAALMLRYSLGEEQAAQDIEAAVSQALSAGELTADLAGNKPALTTSEMGDKIAEYILNS, from the coding sequence ATGGCAGGAAAAACCTATAATATTGCAGTTTTACCCGGAGACGGGATTGGCCCGGAAGTAATGCAGCAGGCAAATAAAGTGCTTGATGCTATTGAAAAAAAACACGCTATTCAATTCAGCCGTTCAGAGTTTGATGTGGGCGGAATCGCCATTGATAACCATGGTTGTCCGCTACCGGAAACGACTGTAACAGGCTGTGAAGAAGCTGACGCAGTACTGTTTGGCTCTGTCGGCGGCCCTAAGTGGGAACACCTTCCGCCAAACGATCAGCCTGAGCGCGGTGCACTTCTGCCACTTCGCAAACATTTTCAGCTTTTCTGTAACCTACGTCCTGCCCAGATTCATCAGGGTTTAAATGATTTTTCTCCGTTGCGAGCTGATATCTCAGAGCGAGGTTTTGATATTGTCGTAGTACGTGAACTTACCGGCGGTATCTACTTCGGTCAGCCAAAAGGGCGTGAAGGTGAAGGCGCAGAAGAAAAAGCATACGACACTGAGATCTATCATCGTTATGAGATTGAGCGTATTGCTAAAATCGCTTTTGAATCAGCCCGTCTTCGCGATAAAAAGGTCTGCTCTGTGGACAAAGCCAATGTACTGCAAAGCTCCATTTTGTGGCGTGAAGTAGTAGAAGAAATTGCTAAAGATTACCCGGATGTAGAACTGTCACACATCTATATCGATAACGCCACTATGCAGTTGATCAAAGATCCGGCTCAGTTTGATGTCATGCTGTGCTCAAACATTTTCGGCGATATCATTTCTGACGAATGCGCCATGATTACCGGTTCCATGGGAATGTTGCCCTCTGCCAGCCTGAATGAAAGTAAGTTCGGTCTTTATGAACCGGCAGGTGGTAGCGCTCCGGATATTGCAGGCAAAAATATTGCAAACCCGGTCGCTCAAATTCTGTCTGCTGCACTGATGTTGCGCTACAGTCTGGGTGAAGAACAGGCCGCTCAGGATATCGAAGCTGCCGTTTCACAAGCCCTTTCAGCCGGAGAACTTACTGCTGATCTGGCGGGTAATAAACCAGCATTAACCACCTCAGAAATGGGCGATAAGATCGCCGAATACATTTTGAACTCTTAA
- the leuC gene encoding 3-isopropylmalate dehydratase large subunit, protein MSTNKKSTTLYEKVYDAHIAVEAEGENPILYIDRHLVHEVTSPQAFDGLREKGRPVRQLGKTFATMDHNVSTTTKDINASGEMARIQMETLAKNCEEFGVTLYDINHKYQGIVHVMGPELGITLPGMTIVCGDSHTATHGAFGSLAFGIGTSEVEHVLATQTLKQARAKTMKIEVKGKVAEGITAKDIVLAIIGKTTAAGGTGYVVEFCGEAITDLSMEGRMTVCNMAIELGAKAGLIAPDQTTFDYIKDRHFAPKGAEWDAAVEYWSSLKTDDDAEFDHVVTLDAADIRPQVTWGTNPGQVIAVDTPIPSPDSFADPVEKASAEKALAYMGLEAGKSLSDYKVDKVFVGSCTNSRIEDMRAAAAVAKGRKVAEHVQALIVPGSEQVKAQAEQEGLDKIFLAAGFEWRLPGCSMCLAMNNDRLGPHERCASTSNRNFEGRQGRDGRTHLVSPAMAAAAAIAGHFVDIRSLDA, encoded by the coding sequence ATGTCGACAAATAAAAAATCAACCACACTTTATGAGAAAGTCTATGACGCTCATATTGCTGTAGAAGCCGAAGGGGAAAACCCCATTCTGTATATTGACCGGCACCTTGTACATGAGGTGACGTCACCTCAGGCTTTTGATGGCCTGAGAGAGAAAGGCCGTCCGGTACGCCAGTTAGGCAAAACCTTTGCCACTATGGATCACAACGTATCGACCACCACCAAGGACATTAACGCCTCTGGTGAGATGGCGCGAATTCAGATGGAAACACTGGCGAAAAACTGCGAAGAGTTCGGTGTCACCCTTTACGATATCAACCACAAATATCAGGGTATTGTACATGTAATGGGACCTGAACTGGGTATCACCCTTCCGGGTATGACCATTGTTTGTGGTGATTCCCATACTGCGACCCATGGTGCTTTCGGCTCACTGGCGTTCGGTATCGGTACTTCTGAGGTAGAACACGTTCTGGCAACTCAGACCCTGAAACAGGCCCGTGCTAAAACCATGAAAATAGAGGTTAAAGGCAAGGTAGCTGAAGGCATTACCGCCAAAGATATTGTTTTGGCCATTATTGGTAAAACCACAGCAGCCGGCGGTACCGGTTATGTGGTTGAGTTCTGCGGAGAGGCCATTACCGACCTTTCTATGGAAGGCCGTATGACTGTATGTAATATGGCTATCGAACTAGGTGCTAAAGCAGGCCTGATCGCACCGGACCAAACCACCTTTGATTATATTAAAGACCGTCATTTTGCTCCTAAAGGGGCTGAGTGGGATGCCGCTGTTGAGTACTGGTCATCACTGAAAACCGATGATGATGCGGAGTTTGATCATGTTGTCACTCTGGATGCTGCGGATATCCGTCCTCAGGTAACATGGGGAACCAACCCGGGTCAGGTTATTGCCGTCGATACACCAATCCCGTCACCGGATAGCTTTGCTGATCCGGTTGAAAAAGCCTCTGCTGAAAAAGCGCTGGCTTATATGGGGCTGGAAGCAGGTAAATCCTTGTCTGATTACAAAGTCGATAAAGTATTTGTCGGCTCCTGTACTAACTCACGTATTGAAGATATGCGTGCAGCAGCTGCAGTAGCTAAAGGACGTAAGGTCGCCGAGCATGTGCAGGCACTGATTGTTCCCGGCTCTGAGCAGGTAAAAGCACAAGCAGAACAAGAGGGGCTGGATAAGATATTTCTGGCAGCCGGATTCGAATGGCGCTTGCCGGGCTGTTCAATGTGTCTTGCCATGAACAATGACAGGCTGGGCCCTCACGAACGCTGCGCCTCAACAAGTAACCGTAACTTCGAAGGGCGACAAGGCCGTGATGGCAGAACGCACCTGGTTAGCCCAGCCATGGCCGCTGCGGCAGCCATTGCCGGTCACTTTGTCGATATTCGTTCACTGGATGCATAA
- a CDS encoding efflux RND transporter periplasmic adaptor subunit: MRINRKLLFFPALAVGVLILFAAIKMKPELPVKPAEERVRLVKTLPLELKAMAPVAIGFGKVSPKFEWKAIAEVSGKVVYRNPALEKGRILAAGTELLKIDPLDYELKLAQTQADLSSSRTQLAKIDQEEKNLLETLSIEKNRLTISKKELERKLNLKKRGLTSQSDVDQQRQSYLSQQKLVQDMENQLLLYPDERKVAHAQVKVNESKVAEAERSLQKTRIVLPQTMRIAQVDVEQNQVVNQQQVMITAHATEVMEVEAQLSIHDMQMLASSLAEFGRDSAGIPLPELSNITANIELSSGNFIARWPAKVARISESVDAAQATVGVILEIEQSFVDLEPDNAPPLVKGMFVRAEIEGQANPSWVIPEKALHGDKVYIKDQNSKLAIRTVEVLYRRNNQVVISGQFEQGERLITNDLLPAIEGMLLREENAV, from the coding sequence ATGAGAATTAACCGAAAGCTGCTTTTCTTCCCTGCACTTGCTGTTGGCGTTCTAATCTTGTTTGCAGCGATTAAAATGAAACCGGAATTGCCGGTAAAGCCAGCCGAAGAAAGAGTAAGACTGGTTAAAACACTCCCCCTTGAACTAAAGGCAATGGCTCCTGTTGCTATAGGCTTTGGCAAAGTGTCACCTAAATTCGAATGGAAGGCCATTGCTGAGGTAAGCGGTAAGGTGGTTTATCGCAACCCCGCACTAGAAAAGGGACGCATACTTGCGGCAGGCACTGAACTGCTGAAAATCGATCCTCTTGATTATGAGCTAAAGCTGGCACAAACACAGGCAGACCTTAGCTCCAGCAGAACCCAATTGGCGAAAATTGATCAGGAAGAGAAAAACCTGCTGGAGACTCTGAGTATTGAGAAAAACCGCCTGACTATTAGCAAGAAAGAGCTGGAGCGTAAGCTGAATTTAAAGAAACGCGGCCTGACCTCACAATCCGATGTTGATCAGCAGAGACAATCCTACCTGTCACAGCAGAAACTGGTTCAGGATATGGAAAATCAGCTATTACTCTATCCTGATGAGCGCAAGGTTGCTCATGCACAGGTTAAGGTGAATGAATCTAAAGTTGCAGAAGCAGAGCGATCTCTGCAGAAAACCCGTATTGTTCTGCCACAAACCATGCGTATTGCTCAGGTAGATGTGGAGCAAAATCAGGTGGTTAATCAACAACAGGTGATGATTACTGCTCATGCAACGGAAGTGATGGAGGTGGAAGCTCAACTCTCAATCCATGATATGCAGATGCTTGCTTCAAGCCTTGCTGAGTTTGGCCGTGACAGTGCCGGAATACCTCTGCCGGAATTGAGCAACATCACTGCAAATATAGAGCTCTCCAGCGGAAACTTTATTGCCCGCTGGCCGGCAAAAGTAGCCCGCATCAGTGAGAGTGTCGATGCGGCACAGGCGACAGTGGGGGTGATTCTTGAAATTGAGCAGAGCTTTGTCGATCTTGAGCCGGACAATGCCCCGCCACTGGTGAAAGGTATGTTTGTCAGGGCTGAGATTGAAGGACAGGCCAACCCTAGCTGGGTTATTCCTGAAAAAGCGCTGCATGGCGATAAAGTTTATATAAAAGATCAAAACAGTAAGCTGGCTATCCGCACAGTCGAAGTACTCTATCGCCGCAATAATCAGGTAGTAATATCCGGCCAGTTTGAGCAGGGAGAGCGCCTGATCACTAACGATCTTCTTCCGGCTATTGAAGGCATGCTTCTGAGAGAGGAGAACGCGGTATGA
- a CDS encoding efflux RND transporter permease subunit, whose product MIRFFSKHPTASNLMMLTLLILGLTSLSTVKRETFPEFDPPYIMAGVVYPGASPQEVEESICVRMEDAVDGLANIEETKCEAVEGSARLILKLNEKADIGRMLVDVQTQINSINDFPSEIESPVVRELDWNEPVVDVAITADTSWPELKAYAEQLKRTIKLDYGVSLVEVSGFSDHIYRVELNTLAIRQLGLSVGDIATQIGRQNIKLPSGNIETPDKNFLIRFDERRVTPSELANIVVGSGPNGSVVRLRDIAVITDRFELDEQKVLFDGKPSALLKISKNKQDDALRIKDDVLRFVQDQQKIAPEGVVLQLTNDLSSVLWDRLTMMVRNGWQGIVLVFATMWLFFSFRYSFWVAAGLPVAFLGGLFLMANLGLSINIMSLVGLLMAIGIMMDDAIVIAESIASHLDRGQKIDDAVVNGVQKVLPGVTSSFLTTVCIFGSLLFLEGEMGAVLKAVPQVLILVLSLSLIEAFLILPNHLSHSLHKAKKEREPMKFKRVLLEKFEQFRNEKLTVAVGKVVEYRYAFLGAVFTLLLSSFALIAGGVVKFVPFPELDGDIAEARIILPPGASLSQTEEIVDHIVASAERLNKKWSAEVENGATLVEHITSQFNANRDASESGPHLATVRLDLLGAEIRNTVIDDFIDAWRADIGELAEPVSLVFKQPTLGPGGRDIEIRASHDSLTELKAASIDIQNYLNEFDGVYGVLDDMRLGKEEILIKLRPGAETYGVNGQMIANQLRSAFFGQTADEIQLGVENISVEVRLDKEQAGDIQQLANFPIVLSNGNQIPLGTVATLDFQRNFVRVQRIDGLRTISVYGDTDNAKVSSTAIISQFRQEEAAKLKQKYPGLRFDFEGQAEDSAKTASSMSKGFMLGLFGVFVILSYQFRSYLEPFVVMLAIPLAFIGVVWGHLLLGHSLSMPSMMGFVSLAGVVVNDSILLVQYIRHHVDDGDSVYDSVVKASRERFRAVFLTSMTTAAGLLPLLTETSLQAQVIQPLVISIVFGIFASTLLVLFMIPAAYSILADWGLVHKHKQL is encoded by the coding sequence ATGATCCGTTTTTTCTCTAAACACCCGACAGCATCCAATCTGATGATGCTGACCTTGCTTATTCTTGGTTTGACTTCTCTCTCTACTGTTAAGCGGGAGACCTTTCCTGAGTTTGATCCACCATACATCATGGCGGGTGTGGTTTACCCCGGTGCTTCTCCGCAGGAGGTGGAAGAGAGCATCTGTGTGCGGATGGAAGATGCCGTTGACGGTCTGGCCAATATTGAAGAGACGAAGTGTGAAGCAGTAGAGGGCTCTGCCCGCCTGATTCTGAAGCTGAATGAAAAAGCCGATATCGGCCGTATGCTGGTGGACGTTCAGACCCAGATCAACTCTATTAATGACTTCCCTTCCGAGATTGAATCTCCTGTTGTGCGTGAGCTTGACTGGAACGAACCGGTTGTTGATGTCGCTATTACTGCAGATACCAGCTGGCCGGAGCTGAAAGCCTATGCGGAGCAACTTAAACGAACCATAAAGCTGGACTATGGTGTTTCCCTGGTTGAGGTAAGTGGCTTTTCTGATCATATCTATCGGGTAGAGCTGAATACGCTGGCCATTCGCCAGCTAGGCCTGAGTGTCGGAGATATTGCCACTCAGATCGGCCGTCAGAATATCAAGCTGCCAAGCGGCAATATAGAAACGCCGGATAAGAACTTTCTGATCCGTTTTGATGAACGAAGGGTTACGCCGTCAGAGCTGGCGAACATTGTTGTCGGCTCAGGGCCGAATGGCTCTGTTGTCAGGTTAAGGGATATTGCTGTTATTACTGACAGGTTTGAGCTGGATGAACAGAAAGTGCTGTTTGACGGCAAACCGTCCGCTTTGCTTAAGATTAGTAAGAACAAACAAGATGATGCGTTAAGAATTAAAGATGATGTACTGCGTTTTGTGCAAGATCAGCAAAAAATTGCTCCCGAAGGCGTTGTATTGCAACTGACCAATGATCTCTCCTCAGTGCTGTGGGATCGTCTTACCATGATGGTGAGAAACGGCTGGCAGGGTATTGTGCTGGTATTTGCTACCATGTGGCTGTTCTTTAGCTTCCGTTACTCATTCTGGGTAGCGGCAGGCCTGCCCGTTGCCTTCTTAGGCGGACTGTTTCTGATGGCTAATCTCGGACTATCCATCAATATTATGTCGCTGGTTGGTTTGCTGATGGCGATAGGTATCATGATGGATGATGCCATAGTGATAGCAGAATCCATCGCCTCTCACCTCGACAGGGGACAGAAGATCGATGACGCCGTTGTTAATGGTGTGCAGAAAGTACTGCCGGGTGTCACTTCATCTTTTCTGACCACAGTCTGCATTTTTGGCAGTCTGCTGTTCCTTGAAGGGGAAATGGGCGCTGTTTTAAAAGCCGTTCCTCAGGTGTTGATTCTGGTTCTGTCTCTAAGCCTGATTGAGGCATTTTTAATCTTGCCAAACCACCTTTCTCACTCTCTGCACAAAGCTAAGAAAGAGCGCGAACCGATGAAGTTTAAGCGGGTTCTGCTGGAAAAATTTGAGCAGTTCCGCAATGAAAAACTAACGGTGGCAGTAGGGAAAGTGGTTGAGTATCGTTACGCTTTTCTCGGTGCAGTATTTACTTTGTTGTTGTCATCCTTTGCCTTGATTGCCGGTGGTGTTGTTAAGTTTGTTCCTTTCCCTGAACTGGATGGTGATATAGCAGAAGCGAGGATTATTTTACCTCCGGGGGCCTCCCTTAGTCAGACAGAAGAGATAGTTGATCATATTGTTGCTTCGGCTGAAAGGCTAAATAAAAAGTGGAGTGCTGAAGTTGAGAATGGCGCTACCCTTGTTGAGCATATTACCAGTCAGTTTAATGCTAACCGGGATGCCAGTGAGTCAGGCCCGCATCTGGCGACGGTACGGCTGGATCTGCTGGGAGCTGAAATCCGTAATACAGTGATCGATGATTTTATTGATGCATGGCGGGCAGATATCGGCGAACTGGCAGAGCCTGTTTCGTTGGTATTTAAGCAACCGACACTTGGGCCTGGTGGCAGGGATATAGAAATCAGAGCCAGCCATGACAGCTTGACTGAGTTAAAGGCCGCTTCCATCGATATCCAGAACTATCTGAATGAGTTTGATGGCGTTTATGGTGTTCTGGATGATATGCGTTTGGGTAAGGAAGAGATCCTGATTAAGCTTCGCCCCGGAGCAGAAACCTATGGCGTTAACGGCCAGATGATAGCTAATCAGCTTCGGTCGGCCTTTTTTGGCCAGACCGCTGATGAAATTCAGCTTGGGGTGGAAAATATCTCGGTAGAGGTTCGTCTGGATAAAGAGCAAGCTGGTGATATTCAGCAACTGGCTAACTTTCCTATCGTGCTGAGTAACGGCAATCAGATACCGTTAGGGACAGTAGCAACGCTGGACTTTCAGCGTAACTTTGTCCGCGTACAGCGTATTGACGGCCTGAGAACAATAAGTGTTTATGGTGATACGGACAACGCCAAAGTAAGCTCTACTGCTATTATCAGCCAGTTCCGGCAGGAAGAGGCAGCCAAACTTAAGCAAAAATACCCGGGATTGCGTTTTGACTTTGAAGGACAGGCAGAGGACTCGGCTAAAACCGCCTCTTCCATGAGCAAAGGCTTTATGCTGGGGCTATTCGGCGTTTTCGTTATTCTCAGTTATCAGTTCCGCAGTTATCTTGAGCCTTTTGTGGTTATGTTGGCCATTCCCCTCGCCTTTATTGGCGTTGTCTGGGGGCATCTGCTACTGGGACACTCCCTGAGTATGCCAAGTATGATGGGTTTTGTTTCACTGGCCGGTGTGGTGGTAAATGACTCCATTCTTCTGGTTCAGTATATCCGCCATCATGTGGACGACGGAGATAGTGTTTACGACTCAGTTGTTAAAGCAAGTCGGGAGCGCTTTAGGGCGGTCTTCCTTACTTCTATGACAACGGCCGCTGGTCTGTTGCCGCTGCTGACAGAGACCAGCTTACAAGCTCAGGTTATTCAGCCGCTGGTGATCTCCATTGTGTTTGGTATTTTCGCTTCTACTTTACTGGTGCTATTTATGATCCCTGCCGCATACTCAATTCTGGCTGACTGGGGATTGGTTCATAAACATAAACAACTTTAG
- a CDS encoding TetR/AcrR family transcriptional regulator encodes MVQKAGRPKENKEARKKLLLYASECFTTMPYEKVSTRLLAEKAGVNVAMIRYYFGSKEGLFEEMVRETIEPVLKKALQLVNHKTQHDSQEGLIDVMRTYYHTMLSAPNFPKLLVQIMNMGPNDSRRKRVEALFLRSAMPAMPAMDTIFKRMMQADVIRPGLDGSLCRMTFMSLMIFPFIAPPAMLNLHGIELNEQFLQQLLSHNVQILKYGLFQPGLAANME; translated from the coding sequence ATGGTGCAAAAAGCAGGTCGTCCGAAAGAGAACAAAGAGGCCAGAAAAAAACTACTTTTGTATGCCAGTGAGTGTTTTACTACCATGCCCTATGAAAAGGTTTCTACCCGTCTTCTTGCTGAGAAAGCAGGGGTGAATGTCGCTATGATTCGCTACTACTTCGGCAGTAAAGAGGGGCTTTTTGAGGAGATGGTAAGAGAGACCATTGAGCCAGTACTTAAGAAAGCTTTACAACTGGTTAATCACAAAACTCAGCATGATAGTCAGGAAGGTCTGATAGATGTGATGAGAACCTACTATCATACTATGTTGAGTGCGCCGAATTTTCCCAAATTGTTGGTGCAGATAATGAATATGGGACCTAATGACAGCAGAAGAAAACGGGTTGAGGCTCTGTTCCTTCGTTCTGCTATGCCTGCTATGCCTGCTATGGATACTATCTTTAAACGAATGATGCAGGCAGATGTTATCAGGCCGGGGCTGGACGGTTCTCTCTGCCGGATGACATTTATGAGTCTGATGATTTTTCCGTTTATAGCTCCTCCGGCCATGCTTAACCTGCATGGTATAGAGTTAAATGAACAGTTTTTGCAACAACTGCTGTCACACAATGTTCAGATTTTAAAATATGGTCTGTTCCAGCCCGGGTTGGCTGCGAATATGGAGTAG
- the leuA gene encoding 2-isopropylmalate synthase, with translation MNDQVIIFDTTLRDGEQALSASLTVKEKLQIAYALERLGVDVIEAGFPVSSPGDFESVQTIAKHIKDSRICGLSRAVAKDIDVAAESLKVAEAFRIHTFISTSTIHVQDKLRRSYDDVVEMGVQAVKRARNYTDDVEFSCEDAGRTPIDNLCRMVEAAIDAGATTVNIPDTVGYTVPNEFGGIIETLFNRVPNIDKAVISVHCHDDLGMSVANSIAAVQAGARQIEGTINGIGERAGNCSLEEIAMIIKTRSELLGVHTNLKHQEIHRTSKLVSQLCNMPIQDNKAIVGANAFSHSSGIHQDGMLKNKNTYEIMTPESIGLKNQALNLTSRSGRAAVKSHMDTMGYKEGEYDLDTLYADFLKLADRKGQVFDYDLEALMHFANLRDEDDFYKLNYLSVQSGSVMATTSIKLQCGDEEKCEAAVGNGPVDALYQCIYRLTGYEIVLDKFDLTAKGEGEDGLGQADIIANYKGCKYHGTGLATDIVEASGQALLHVINSIHRADKIAEIKQSKQIQAV, from the coding sequence ATGAACGATCAGGTCATTATATTCGACACCACACTACGTGATGGCGAACAAGCACTTTCAGCAAGCTTGACAGTAAAAGAGAAACTGCAGATCGCTTATGCCCTTGAACGTCTGGGCGTTGATGTTATCGAAGCGGGTTTTCCTGTCTCCTCTCCCGGTGATTTTGAGTCGGTTCAGACCATTGCGAAACATATTAAAGATAGCCGCATTTGTGGCCTTTCCCGTGCGGTAGCCAAAGATATCGATGTGGCGGCTGAGTCTCTGAAAGTCGCTGAAGCTTTCCGTATTCATACCTTTATCTCGACTTCTACCATTCATGTGCAGGATAAACTGCGCCGTAGCTATGATGATGTAGTTGAAATGGGTGTTCAGGCGGTAAAACGAGCAAGAAACTACACTGATGATGTTGAATTTTCCTGTGAAGATGCCGGCAGAACACCAATTGATAACTTATGCCGCATGGTTGAAGCCGCCATTGATGCCGGAGCAACGACAGTAAATATTCCTGATACAGTCGGCTATACGGTTCCAAACGAGTTTGGCGGCATTATTGAAACTCTGTTTAACCGTGTTCCTAATATCGATAAAGCGGTTATCTCGGTACATTGCCATGACGACTTAGGAATGTCTGTGGCCAACTCTATTGCCGCAGTTCAGGCGGGCGCAAGACAGATAGAAGGCACAATCAATGGCATTGGTGAGCGGGCAGGTAACTGTTCACTGGAAGAGATCGCCATGATTATTAAAACCCGCTCCGAGCTACTTGGCGTACACACCAACCTGAAACATCAGGAAATACACCGTACAAGTAAATTGGTCAGCCAGCTATGTAACATGCCTATTCAGGACAACAAAGCCATTGTAGGTGCTAACGCCTTTAGCCACTCATCAGGTATTCATCAGGACGGTATGTTAAAGAATAAAAATACCTACGAGATTATGACTCCTGAGTCCATCGGCCTGAAAAATCAGGCGCTAAATCTGACCAGCCGTAGCGGCAGGGCAGCAGTGAAAAGCCATATGGATACCATGGGCTACAAAGAGGGTGAATACGATCTGGATACCCTATATGCCGACTTCCTGAAGCTGGCGGACCGTAAAGGACAGGTTTTCGACTATGATCTGGAAGCCTTGATGCATTTTGCCAACCTTCGTGATGAAGATGACTTCTACAAGCTTAACTATCTGAGTGTGCAGTCCGGAAGTGTTATGGCTACCACCAGTATCAAGCTACAGTGTGGTGACGAAGAGAAATGCGAAGCTGCTGTAGGTAACGGCCCGGTTGATGCGCTTTATCAGTGTATCTACCGCCTGACCGGATATGAAATTGTTCTGGATAAGTTTGATCTGACCGCCAAAGGTGAGGGTGAAGATGGTCTGGGACAAGCGGATATTATCGCTAACTACAAAGGTTGCAAGTATCACGGTACCGGCCTGGCGACAGATATTGTTGAAGCATCGGGACAAGCCCTGCTGCATGTAATCAACAGTATTCACCGCGCAGATAAGATAGCCGAAATTAAACAATCAAAACAGATTCAGGCAGTATAA